The following nucleotide sequence is from Oscillospiraceae bacterium.
TGTCGTTTTACCGCAGCCGCTCGGACCAAGGAGCGTGATAAATTCATTTTTCAGGATATAGAGATTCAGCTTGTCAAGGATAAGTCCTCCTCCATAGTCCATGCAAATGTCCCGCAGACGGATGATTTCCTCAGCTCGCGCCATTTTTGCCCGTCTCAGCTCCCTTCCATGTCCAACCCTTCCATTCGTCATTCCGGGCTCGTCCCGGGATCCAAAATTTCCCAAACATAAAAAAACTGGCTGGGGTAGATGGATTCGAACCACCGATGTCGGAGTCAGAGTCCGATGCCTTACCGCTTGGCGATACCCCAATATTTAGGTGTCCATTGATAAATGATAGCATATTTCAATTTAACTGTCAAGAGCTAAGCCCCATCGCCGCCCGCGCGGCTTCCAGCGTCTCCGCCGCCGCGGCCCGGGCCCTCGCCTGTCCGGCCGCCAGCACCTGCTCGACCCGGTCTCCCTCCGCCCAATAAGCGCGGCGGTCACGGTACGGCGCCAACACCCCGTCGATAGCCCCGGCCAATTCCTTCTTGCAGGCGGTGCAGCCGACGCGCCCGGCGCGGCAATCTTCCTCCAGCTCCGCTATCCGGCCGGCGGAATATATTTGATGAAATTTATGGGCGACGCACACTTCCGGATGGCCGGGATCGCTTTTGCGCACGCGGGCCGGATCCGTGACCATCTGCCGCGTTTGCGCCTCTATTTCCGCCGCGGAGGCGGTGATGGCGATGGAATTGCCGTAGCTTTTGCTCATTTTACGACCGTCCGTGCCGGGCAAAAGAGGCGTTTTACCGACGAGCGCCTGCGGTTCCGGGAATACCGGCGCGTAAAGGCGGTTGAACCGGCGGGCCACTTCACGGCAAAACTCGATATGGGGCAGCTGATCCTCGCCGACCGGCACGGCCTCGGCCCGGTAAGTCAGGATGTCCGCGGCCTGCAGCAGCGGGTAGCCCAAAAAACCGTACATATGCAGATCCTTGCCGTCCCGGCCGAGCTGCTGGATCTGGTCCTTGTAAGTCGGCACGCGCTCCAGCCACGACAGCGGCGTGAACATGGAAAACAAGAGATGCAGTTCCGCGTGCTCCTTCACGGCGGACTGGACAAAAACGGCGCATTTTTCCGGATCCAGACCCACGCTGAGCCAATCAAGCGTAATGGCCCGCACAAGCTCCCCCAGCGGTATCTTATCCTCAAACCCGGTCGTCAGCGCATGCCAGTCCACCACGGCGTAGTAACATTCGTATTCATCCTGACGGGCCGCCCAATTCTGCACGACGCTCAAATGCCCGATGTGCAGGGGGCCTGTCGGCCGCATCCCGCTGAAAATTATTTTTTTGGCCAAAATATTCCCGGTTTGGTTAGCTTCGTTGTAAAAGCTGCTTGTTTTAAGACTACTCATAATTCACTCGGCTCCATTGCACTGTGTAGTTTGTCTGTGATAATCGACCTGATTAGCTTTGTTGAATAATCGTGAAGGTAAGTCAGCGAAGAATGTACTTCGCCCGTATTTTTATGGAGCATATACATATCGCCGTCAACGATAAATGTCTCCTCTCCGCCCAATACGGGGAGCCCAATAGCATCTCTGGCGAACCCCTTGGCGGTATTTATCTGAGCAATAGCTCCATTATTGATGTTAAGTTCAACAGAGAGATTGAGGTTCCGCACATCATTACTGATATCGGAATTCGACATAAAGCCTAAGGCGAATGGTTGAATGAGTTCAGTCCAAGCCACATCTCGCAGATCTAGCGTTGACCGCTTGAATTCATTAATATACCTTAGCCCGACCCTTTCAAAAAACGAGGGACGGTATAATTCCAAC
It contains:
- the trpS gene encoding tryptophan--tRNA ligase, with protein sequence MSSLKTSSFYNEANQTGNILAKKIIFSGMRPTGPLHIGHLSVVQNWAARQDEYECYYAVVDWHALTTGFEDKIPLGELVRAITLDWLSVGLDPEKCAVFVQSAVKEHAELHLLFSMFTPLSWLERVPTYKDQIQQLGRDGKDLHMYGFLGYPLLQAADILTYRAEAVPVGEDQLPHIEFCREVARRFNRLYAPVFPEPQALVGKTPLLPGTDGRKMSKSYGNSIAITASAAEIEAQTRQMVTDPARVRKSDPGHPEVCVAHKFHQIYSAGRIAELEEDCRAGRVGCTACKKELAGAIDGVLAPYRDRRAYWAEGDRVEQVLAAGQARARAAAAETLEAARAAMGLSS
- a CDS encoding TIGR04255 family protein, whose amino-acid sequence is MSTSRYDRWENFQEHLKKPLEALLELYRPSFFERVGLRYINEFKRSTLDLRDVAWTELIQPFALGFMSNSDISNDVRNLNLSVELNINNGAIAQINTAKGFARDAIGLPVLGGEETFIVDGDMYMLHKNTGEVHSSLTYLHDYSTKLIRSIITDKLHSAMEPSEL